From the genome of Ectobacillus sp. JY-23, one region includes:
- a CDS encoding YjcZ family sporulation protein, with protein MCAPTYVAPTYGYCGYQRGGSGFAIIVVLFILLIIIGASFCHRDC; from the coding sequence ATGTGTGCACCAACATATGTTGCACCAACTTACGGATATTGCGGCTATCAAAGAGGCGGCAGCGGTTTCGCAATCATCGTTGTATTGTTTATCCTACTCATCATTATTGGAGCAAGCTTCTGTCATCGTGATTGCTAA
- a CDS encoding acyl-CoA dehydrogenase family protein, whose amino-acid sequence MNASELVAQQLRNFYTEDTVLQTLLKEYVDIELFTYTHEVLTRFGARVANEIDERARYTDREGQPQLMKYNKMGYDISEVWVNEGYKQTVAETYATGIVGYVHKDIPRLGRKGDYTYSFALGYVLSQAEAGFYCPVTLTMATAYLLDHYASDAVKEQFLGHVCATGDLPLYEGATFLTERQGGSDVGANIVKAVQKEGVFHLYGEKYFASNAGMCGVAMVLARMEGASTGSKGLTLFAVPWRREDGSLNGIRIRRLKDKLGVRAVPSGEVEFDGAKAYVVGDPAKGFYYMLEALNLSRICNAVASVGIMRRALAEAKEYASKRTAFGQPLLAFPMVQHTISKLTAKHAVELAAVFDMIQLYQKVTDEKASGQERILNRLFIALMKKETAEQAIHFAHEAIEMHGGNGYIEDFVTPRLLRDAQVLTVWEGTSNILGLELIRLVNKFNAHTLFIENMKQRMHDLPEEEMKEIVNCKLQELETKLHIFAQLDHDRQTLEAKQLAKEMANLYESAVALQLASKYVDVYSKIAEIFIEETWGLHSIGEEPKAIRYFRDVENV is encoded by the coding sequence ATGAACGCTTCGGAATTAGTAGCGCAGCAGCTTCGTAATTTTTATACGGAAGACACGGTTTTGCAGACGCTTTTGAAAGAATATGTAGATATAGAATTGTTTACCTATACACATGAAGTATTAACACGTTTCGGCGCACGTGTCGCAAATGAAATAGATGAACGTGCGCGGTATACCGACCGTGAAGGGCAGCCGCAGTTGATGAAGTACAACAAAATGGGATATGATATCTCAGAAGTATGGGTAAATGAGGGATACAAGCAAACCGTAGCAGAAACATACGCAACTGGTATTGTTGGTTATGTACATAAGGATATCCCCAGACTTGGTCGAAAAGGAGATTATACGTATAGCTTTGCACTTGGCTATGTGCTGTCACAAGCAGAAGCCGGATTTTACTGTCCGGTTACCTTAACGATGGCTACAGCCTACTTATTGGATCATTATGCATCAGATGCTGTGAAGGAACAATTTTTAGGTCATGTGTGCGCTACAGGAGATCTACCTTTATACGAAGGGGCAACCTTTTTAACAGAAAGACAAGGAGGGTCGGACGTTGGGGCAAATATAGTAAAGGCCGTGCAGAAGGAAGGGGTTTTTCACTTGTACGGAGAAAAATACTTTGCTTCCAATGCTGGTATGTGCGGCGTTGCGATGGTTTTGGCACGAATGGAGGGAGCATCAACAGGATCTAAAGGCTTAACACTCTTTGCTGTGCCATGGCGTAGAGAAGACGGGTCATTAAATGGCATCCGCATTCGTCGTCTCAAAGACAAGCTAGGGGTAAGAGCCGTTCCATCCGGGGAAGTCGAATTTGACGGTGCTAAAGCCTATGTTGTTGGTGATCCTGCCAAAGGATTTTATTATATGCTGGAAGCGCTTAATTTATCACGTATTTGCAATGCTGTTGCATCGGTAGGGATTATGCGGCGTGCACTTGCAGAAGCAAAAGAATATGCCAGTAAACGAACCGCATTTGGTCAACCCTTACTTGCGTTTCCTATGGTGCAGCATACAATCAGCAAGCTAACAGCTAAACACGCGGTCGAGCTCGCTGCTGTTTTTGATATGATTCAGCTTTACCAAAAGGTGACAGATGAAAAAGCATCTGGACAAGAACGCATCTTAAACCGCTTATTTATCGCACTTATGAAGAAAGAAACCGCGGAACAAGCCATTCATTTCGCGCATGAAGCCATTGAAATGCACGGCGGTAATGGCTATATTGAAGATTTTGTCACGCCAAGACTTCTCCGTGATGCCCAGGTGCTTACCGTTTGGGAAGGAACCTCCAATATTTTAGGTCTCGAACTCATAAGACTTGTGAACAAGTTTAATGCTCACACATTGTTTATAGAAAATATGAAACAGCGCATGCATGACTTGCCTGAAGAGGAAATGAAAGAAATTGTGAATTGTAAATTGCAGGAGTTAGAAACAAAACTCCATATTTTCGCTCAATTAGATCATGACAGACAAACACTAGAAGCAAAACAGCTCGCTAAAGAAATGGCAAATCTATATGAAAGTGCCGTTGCATTGCAGCTAGCCAGCAAATACGTGGATGTATACAGCAAAATTGCAGAGATTTTTATAGAAGAAACGTGGGGACTGCACAGCATCGGTGAGGAACCAAAAGCGATTCGTTATTTTAGAGATGTAGAGAATGTTTAA